The Hemicordylus capensis ecotype Gifberg chromosome 6, rHemCap1.1.pri, whole genome shotgun sequence genome window below encodes:
- the LOC128328895 gene encoding angiogenin-like, translated as MRPLGAAPYLLLVLLVVGLLHESSCGDNPRYEKFLSQHRDEPRSRFRGRYCNTMMGSRDLTRPECKEVNTFIHGSKRQIRAVCTTTGGVPYGALRRSRQHFRVTTCTLRGSSTRPPCEYRENTTPRYIVIGCENDWPVHYDESQIVITA; from the coding sequence ATGAGGCCTTTGGGAGCAGCCCCTTACCTTCTCCTGGTGTTGCTGGTGGTCGGATTGTTGCATGAATCGTCCTGCGGTGACAACCCCCGCTACGAGAAGTTCCTGAGCCAGCACCGGGATGAGCCCAGGAGCCGGTTTCGGGGCCGATACTGCAACACCATGATGGGCAGCCGTGACCTCACCAGGCCTGAGTGCAAAGAAGTGAACACTTTCATCCATGGCTCCAAGAGGCAGATCCGGGCTGTGTGCACCACCACTGGCGGGGTCCCCTACGGGGCGCTGCGGCGCAGCCGGCAGCACTTCAGGGTCACCACGTGCACCCTCAGGGGAAGCTCGACCCGCCCGCCGTGCGAGTACAGGGAAAACACCACGCCCAGATACATTGTCATCGGCTGTGAAAATGATTGGCCCGTCCACTATGATGAAAGCCAGATTGTGATCACCGCATGA
- the LOC128330885 gene encoding ribonuclease-like, protein MVLKAPRCVLLVVVCLTFLVFLETVSGATYRQFKQRHIDNGQPPSNARTYWNQMMQRRGMTHPVCKPTNTFIHSSDRQVRGICGAGGRPVFGNTYQSRHPFRITTCRVIPGSRPPRCNYRGHTVTRNIRVSCVRRLPVYFAGIV, encoded by the coding sequence ATGGTCCTGAAGGCACCCCGCTGTGTTCTGCTGGTGGTGGTCTGCCTCACCTTCCTGGTCTTCTTGGAGACTGTCAGTGGGGCCACTTACCGCCAGTTCAAGCAGCGGCACATTGACAACGGCCAGCCACCATCCAATGCTCGCACCTACTGGAATCAGATGATGCAGCGAAGGGGCATGACTCATCCTGTATGTAAGCCAACCAACACCTTCATCCATTCAAGCGACAGACAAGTCCGAGGCATCTGTGGCGCAGGAGGGAGGCCAGTTTTTGGCAACACTTATCAGAGCAGACACCCCTTCAGAATCACCACTTGCCGGGTCATCCCAGGCTCTCGCCCACCCAGATGCAACTACAGGGGCCATACTGTGACCCGGAATATCCGGGTATCTTGCGTGAGGCGCCTACCTGTGTATTTTGCCGGAATCGTCTAA